In one window of Pseudooceanicola aestuarii DNA:
- a CDS encoding ABC transporter ATP-binding protein, giving the protein MTPIVDVRNLTKTFDGGFQALKGVDLEIRAGEILALLGANGAGKTTLISILCGITTPTDGTAWVGGNDVVRDWRGARQLIGLVPQEINLEPFETVSNTVRLSRGLFGLKPDNALIERILRTLSLWDKKDTRIKELSGGMKRRVLIAKALSHEPRVLFLDEPSAGVDVELRKDMWETVAQLKSEGVTIILTTHYIEEAEEIADRVAVIRAGEILLVEETDHLMQRLGRKELRIDLREPLTAVPDSLAPFDLVLAADGMCLTYSYDTHGDRTGIASLMAGLQEAGIVLRDIQTHQSSLEEIFVGMIKEDAA; this is encoded by the coding sequence ATGACCCCGATCGTTGACGTGCGCAACCTGACAAAGACTTTTGACGGCGGGTTTCAGGCCCTGAAGGGCGTGGATCTGGAAATCCGTGCCGGTGAGATCCTCGCCCTCCTGGGGGCCAATGGCGCGGGCAAGACCACGTTGATCTCCATCCTGTGCGGGATCACCACCCCAACCGATGGCACCGCCTGGGTCGGCGGCAATGATGTGGTGCGCGATTGGCGCGGCGCCCGCCAGCTGATCGGGCTGGTCCCGCAGGAAATCAACCTTGAGCCCTTTGAAACGGTCAGCAACACGGTGCGCCTCAGCCGGGGGCTGTTCGGGCTGAAACCCGACAACGCGCTGATCGAACGGATCCTGCGCACCCTCTCGCTGTGGGACAAGAAAGATACCCGGATCAAGGAACTGTCCGGCGGCATGAAGCGCCGGGTGCTGATTGCCAAGGCTCTCAGCCACGAACCGCGCGTGCTGTTCCTGGACGAACCTTCTGCCGGGGTGGATGTGGAATTGCGCAAGGACATGTGGGAAACCGTCGCCCAGCTGAAGTCCGAGGGCGTCACCATCATTCTGACCACCCACTACATCGAGGAGGCGGAAGAAATCGCCGACCGCGTCGCCGTGATCCGCGCCGGGGAGATCCTGCTGGTGGAGGAAACCGACCATCTGATGCAGCGCCTGGGCCGCAAGGAATTGCGCATCGACCTGCGGGAGCCGCTGACCGCCGTGCCCGACAGCCTCGCGCCGTTCGATCTGGTGCTGGCGGCGGACGGGATGTGCCTGACCTACAGCTACGACACCCACGGCGACCGCACCGGCATCGCCTCGCTCATGGCGGGGCTACAGGAGGCGGGGATCGTCCTGCGCGATATCCAGACCCATCAAAGCAGTCTCGAAGAGATCTTTGTCGGCATGATCAAGGAGGACGCAGCATGA
- a CDS encoding ABC transporter permease, with amino-acid sequence MNLRAVQAIYVYEMKRFFRTLLQSFISPVISTSLYFVVFGTAIGSRIDQVDGISYGSFIVPGLIMLSVIMQSISNASFGIYFPKFIGTFYEHLSAPISFLEITAGFVGAAATKSLFIGLVILGTASVFVDLTILHPLAMVAFLVLTCLSFALMGFIIGIWAKNFEQLQLVPLLVVTPLVFLGGSFYSISMLPEVWQKVTMFNPVVYLISGMRWSFFGVSDVPIGISLAAILGFTLLCLAIIWRIFQTGWRIRD; translated from the coding sequence ATGAATCTGCGCGCCGTACAGGCCATCTATGTCTACGAGATGAAGCGGTTCTTCCGAACCCTGCTGCAAAGCTTCATCTCGCCGGTCATTTCAACCTCGCTTTATTTCGTGGTGTTCGGCACCGCTATCGGCTCGCGGATCGACCAGGTCGACGGGATTTCCTACGGGTCTTTCATCGTGCCGGGGCTGATCATGCTTTCGGTCATCATGCAGTCGATTTCCAACGCCAGTTTCGGGATCTATTTTCCGAAGTTCATCGGTACATTCTACGAACATCTCTCCGCGCCGATCAGTTTCCTTGAGATCACGGCCGGGTTCGTGGGGGCGGCGGCGACCAAGTCACTGTTCATCGGGCTGGTCATCCTGGGCACCGCCTCGGTCTTTGTGGACCTGACGATCCTGCACCCGCTGGCGATGGTGGCCTTCCTGGTTCTGACCTGCCTCAGCTTTGCGCTGATGGGGTTCATTATCGGCATATGGGCCAAGAATTTCGAGCAATTGCAGCTGGTTCCGCTGTTGGTGGTGACGCCGTTGGTGTTTCTGGGCGGGTCGTTCTACTCCATCTCCATGCTGCCGGAAGTCTGGCAGAAGGTGACGATGTTCAACCCGGTGGTCTACTTGATCTCGGGGATGCGCTGGTCTTTCTTCGGGGTCTCCGATGTGCCGATCGGCATCAGCCTGGCGGCGATCCTCGGGTTTACCCTGCTGTGCCTGGCGATCATCTGGCGCATCTTCCAGACCGGCTGGCGCATCCGCGACTGA
- the uvrC gene encoding excinuclease ABC subunit UvrC, with protein MTQSNDQPTSESPPVPQGREVIQGYLSSLTGQPGVYRMLDAQARVLYVGKARNLRARVSSYARPTGHSARISRMIRDTASMMFLTTRTETEALLLEQNLIKQLKPKYNVLLRDDKSFPNILLAKDHAYPQIRKHRGARKAPGAYFGPFASAGAVNRTLNQLQKVFLLRNCSDSMFESRTRPCLLYQIKRCSAPCVGHISEEDYAGTVADAERFLSGRSTKVQEKLAQQMQEASDAMEFERAAALRDRIRALTQVQSAQGINPRGTAEADVIALHMEGGQACVQVFFIRAHQNWGNQDFYPRAGADIEEAEVLEAFLGQFYDQKEPPKQILLSHPIENDDLMSEALSDKAGRKVALLVPQRGEKAELIEGAARNARESLGRRMAESATQAKLLRGLAEAFELDAPPSRVEVFDNSHIQGSHAVGAMIVAGPDGYMKNQYRKFNIKGDSLTPGDDFGMMKEVLTRRLTRLQKDDPDRDKGLWPDLLLIDGGAGQISAVKEIMDEMGVSDLPFVGVAKGVDRDAGKEEFHRPGLRPFALKMNDPVLYFVQRLRDEAHRFAIGTHRARRSKAISANPLDDIAGVGATRKRALLAHFGSAKAVSRANLADLKAVDGISGQLAEAIYDHFNPQD; from the coding sequence ATGACCCAGAGTAACGATCAACCGACCAGCGAATCGCCCCCTGTCCCGCAGGGGCGCGAGGTGATCCAGGGCTACCTGTCGTCGCTCACCGGGCAACCTGGCGTCTACCGGATGCTGGATGCCCAGGCGCGGGTTCTTTATGTCGGGAAGGCCCGCAACCTGCGCGCGCGCGTCTCCAGCTATGCGCGGCCGACAGGGCATTCTGCGCGGATCTCCCGGATGATCCGGGACACCGCCTCCATGATGTTCCTGACCACCCGCACGGAGACCGAAGCCCTGCTGCTGGAACAGAACCTGATCAAGCAGCTGAAGCCCAAATACAACGTGCTGCTTCGCGACGACAAATCCTTCCCCAACATCCTGCTGGCCAAGGATCACGCCTATCCGCAGATCCGCAAGCACCGGGGCGCGCGCAAGGCGCCGGGTGCCTATTTCGGGCCCTTTGCCTCGGCTGGCGCGGTGAACCGGACGCTGAACCAGTTGCAAAAGGTGTTCCTGCTGCGCAATTGCTCCGACAGCATGTTCGAAAGCCGCACGCGCCCCTGCCTGCTGTACCAGATCAAGCGCTGCTCCGCGCCCTGCGTCGGGCATATCTCGGAGGAGGATTACGCCGGCACCGTAGCCGATGCCGAACGGTTCCTCTCCGGCCGGTCGACCAAGGTCCAGGAGAAACTGGCCCAGCAGATGCAGGAGGCCTCCGACGCGATGGAGTTCGAGCGCGCCGCCGCCCTGCGCGATCGCATTCGCGCGCTGACACAAGTGCAATCGGCGCAGGGCATCAACCCACGCGGCACCGCGGAGGCTGATGTGATCGCCTTGCATATGGAGGGCGGTCAGGCCTGCGTTCAGGTTTTCTTCATCCGGGCGCATCAGAATTGGGGGAATCAGGATTTCTACCCCCGCGCCGGCGCCGATATCGAGGAGGCGGAGGTTCTGGAGGCCTTCCTGGGCCAGTTCTACGATCAGAAGGAGCCGCCGAAACAGATATTGCTGTCCCATCCCATCGAAAATGACGACCTGATGTCGGAGGCGCTGTCGGACAAGGCCGGGCGAAAGGTCGCCCTGCTGGTGCCCCAGCGTGGCGAAAAAGCAGAGCTGATCGAAGGCGCCGCCCGCAACGCCCGCGAGAGCCTGGGCCGCCGCATGGCCGAAAGCGCCACTCAGGCCAAGCTGCTGCGCGGCCTGGCGGAGGCGTTCGAACTGGACGCCCCGCCGTCACGGGTGGAGGTCTTCGACAACTCCCACATCCAGGGCAGCCATGCGGTGGGCGCCATGATCGTGGCCGGACCGGACGGCTACATGAAGAACCAGTATCGCAAGTTCAACATCAAGGGCGACAGCCTGACCCCCGGCGACGATTTCGGCATGATGAAGGAGGTTCTGACCCGCCGACTGACCCGCCTGCAAAAGGACGATCCCGACCGAGACAAGGGGCTGTGGCCCGATCTGCTGCTGATCGACGGCGGCGCCGGCCAGATCTCCGCGGTGAAGGAGATCATGGACGAGATGGGGGTCAGCGACCTGCCCTTTGTCGGCGTGGCCAAAGGGGTGGACCGGGACGCCGGGAAGGAAGAGTTCCATCGCCCCGGCCTGCGCCCCTTTGCGCTGAAGATGAACGATCCGGTACTCTACTTCGTGCAGCGGCTCCGGGACGAGGCACATCGCTTTGCCATCGGCACGCACCGGGCGCGACGTTCCAAGGCGATATCGGCCAACCCGCTGGACGATATCGCCGGCGTCGGCGCGACCCGCAAACGTGCCCTGCTGGCGCATTTCGGCAGCGCCAAGGCCGTGTCACGCGCCAACCTGGCGGATCTGAAGGCCGTGGACGGGATCTCGGGCCAGCTGGCCGAGGCGATCTACGACCATTTCAACCCGCAGGATTGA
- a CDS encoding calcium/sodium antiporter yields MMPWLLAALGLVILLLAGDALVRGAVNLSLRMGIPALIVSLTVVAFGTSAPELLISLSALFDGMPGLALGNVVGSNTANVLLVLGLPALIATMPTSGCDTRKSYAMMLAATLLFIALAWTGPFRFGTGIILLAALALVLGLQIRETLAHRRTDRDAIETVEGADPALPGWRIAIFLLIGLAGLPLGAELLVRNASIIARGFGVSDTVIGLTLVAVGTSLPELATTGMAALRRQADVALGNVIGSNMFNLLAIIGVTSLFGQIPVAPEVLRFDLWVMLGATVLLVPFVFGSRDITRPWGVALTALYLGYITLLLV; encoded by the coding sequence ATGATGCCCTGGCTTCTCGCCGCCCTCGGGTTGGTGATCCTTCTGCTTGCCGGTGACGCGCTGGTCCGGGGGGCGGTGAACCTCAGCCTGCGGATGGGGATCCCGGCGCTGATCGTCAGCCTGACCGTCGTCGCGTTCGGGACCTCGGCGCCGGAACTGCTGATATCGCTCTCTGCGCTGTTCGACGGCATGCCGGGGCTGGCCCTGGGCAATGTCGTCGGCTCCAACACCGCGAACGTGCTGCTGGTACTGGGCCTGCCCGCGCTGATCGCCACCATGCCCACCAGCGGCTGCGACACGCGCAAATCCTACGCGATGATGCTGGCGGCGACCCTGCTGTTCATCGCGCTGGCCTGGACGGGGCCGTTCCGCTTCGGCACCGGGATCATTCTGCTGGCCGCCCTGGCGCTGGTGCTGGGACTCCAGATCCGCGAGACGCTGGCCCACCGGCGCACCGACCGCGACGCCATCGAGACGGTGGAGGGCGCCGACCCCGCGCTTCCCGGCTGGCGCATCGCGATCTTCCTGCTGATCGGGCTGGCCGGCCTTCCGCTGGGCGCCGAACTTCTGGTCAGAAACGCGTCGATCATCGCGCGTGGTTTTGGTGTCTCGGACACCGTAATCGGGCTGACCCTCGTCGCGGTCGGAACTTCCCTGCCCGAACTGGCGACCACGGGCATGGCGGCGCTGCGCAGGCAGGCGGACGTCGCCTTGGGCAATGTCATCGGGTCGAACATGTTCAACCTGCTGGCGATCATCGGAGTGACCAGCCTCTTTGGCCAGATCCCCGTGGCACCGGAGGTTCTGCGCTTTGACCTGTGGGTGATGCTGGGGGCCACCGTACTGCTGGTGCCGTTCGTTTTCGGCAGTCGGGACATCACCCGGCCCTGGGGCGTGGCGCTGACCGCGCTGTACCTGGGCTACATCACGCTGCTGCTGGTCTGA
- a CDS encoding S49 family peptidase, with protein sequence MKTWLPFLNRPPSVAVIRLSGMISQGARGGLSDESLAPQIEKAFRRGKPAAVALRINSPGGSPVQSSLIAARIRRLAEEKNIPVIAFVEDVAASGGYWLATAADEILADEASVLGSIGVISASFGAHVFLARQGIERRVYTAGESKSMLDPFRPEKEEDVERIQRVLGEIHETFKAQVTRRRGAKLAQDADLFTGEIWLGPRARDLGLIDGIGHLVPEMKKRFGDKVRFRVYGPKKGLLSRIGALVLDQTATTIEERAAFARFGL encoded by the coding sequence ATGAAAACATGGCTGCCTTTCCTGAACCGCCCGCCCAGTGTCGCAGTCATCCGGCTGTCGGGGATGATTTCCCAGGGCGCCCGTGGCGGGCTGAGCGACGAATCGCTGGCCCCCCAGATCGAGAAAGCGTTCCGCCGCGGCAAACCCGCCGCCGTGGCGCTGCGCATCAATTCGCCCGGCGGTTCGCCGGTGCAATCCTCCCTGATCGCCGCGCGCATTCGACGCCTGGCGGAGGAGAAGAACATCCCCGTCATCGCCTTTGTCGAGGACGTCGCCGCATCGGGGGGCTATTGGCTGGCTACCGCCGCCGACGAGATCCTGGCCGACGAGGCGTCGGTGCTGGGATCCATCGGTGTGATCTCCGCCAGTTTCGGCGCGCATGTCTTCCTGGCCCGCCAGGGGATCGAACGCCGCGTCTACACCGCCGGTGAAAGCAAAAGCATGCTGGACCCGTTCCGCCCCGAAAAGGAAGAGGACGTCGAACGTATCCAGCGCGTGCTGGGCGAGATTCACGAGACGTTCAAGGCGCAGGTCACCCGCCGTCGCGGCGCCAAGTTGGCACAGGATGCGGATCTGTTCACCGGCGAGATCTGGTTGGGCCCCCGCGCCCGCGACCTGGGGTTGATCGACGGTATCGGTCACCTGGTGCCCGAGATGAAGAAACGCTTTGGCGACAAGGTGCGGTTCCGCGTCTACGGCCCGAAAAAGGGGCTGCTGTCGCGTATCGGCGCCTTGGTGCTGGACCAGACCGCCACCACGATCGAGGAACGGGCCGCCTTTGCCCGGTTCGGCCTCTAG